A segment of the Candidatus Omnitrophota bacterium genome:
TAGAGATAAACGGTATTAAGACAATCATAACCCTAAACAGCCACCAGGCCTTATACAGAATACTCCAGAGCCTTGTCAAAGGAGTGACTCTTGACAAGAACATGAAGCTGCCTCCGGGCGCGTCTTATGACCCGATTACACGCAGGATAACATTCATGCCGCCGATAGTCCCGATAGACTACGGCACAGAGATGGACACTTACAGAAACGCCGTTCTTTTACTAAGTACATCAGCATAACCTGTAACACCTCGTAGGTGTTACCCCGATGTAACACCTACGAGGTGTAATGCCTATCCTCGTCCTATTTGAGGTCCGCCAAGCACCTCTTTTAGGGCGGGGATAGGCACAATTAAAAGATAAAAAAGTTGAATTTTATGTGTTGACGAGCCTTACCTTTAATGATATAGTTGTATGTGATAATTGCAATGGTGATATAACAAAAAGCTAGAAAACATGGCAAAAATAATGAAAATGAAAGCGGCGATATCGATCATATTAGCGCAGGCATTTATTTTGTCTCTTTTGCCTGTTGATATATGCAAATCTGCTTTCGCCCAGGTCAAAGAAGAAAGCCCGGCCTCCCTAACAAAACAGCAGGAGATAATCACTAATCCCGACAACCTGATAATCCCCAAAGAGTTCGGTGTAGTAAAATCCAAATTTACCGGAAACGCGAACAAGCTCATAGTCCAGATACAGGATGCCCACTGCAACTATGAAGCTCAATCCAACATAGTCAATATGCTGGAAGGGATGATAAAGAGCTACAACCTGAATTTCATTGCCGTGGAAGGCGCGGACGGCCTCATCGATACATCGTGGTTCAAGGCGTTCCCGGATGAGGACGTCAGAAAAGAGGTCGCTACATATTTCATGAAGAAGGGCGAGATAACGGGCCCCGAGTACCTTTCGATAACCACCAATTACCCGATAAAGCTTTTCGGCGCGGAGACGCGGTCGTATTATATACAGAACCTTAACGCGTTCACTACCAGCTTCCCATTCAAGGACGAGACCGAGAAATATTACCTGCGCGTAAAGGGCGCGTTGAACCGCCTGAAAAATTTCATATACAGCGAGGACCTGAAGAAGCTGGACGCGAAATCGCTGGAGTACGAGTCTAAGAGGATAAAATTCAATGATTACGTCAGGTTCATCCAGGAGATGGCCGAGAAATATAAGATAAACCTCAGGGAATACGATGATTTCTTCAAGCTCGTGAGCGTGCTTGTCTATGAGAAGAAGATAGACTTTAATTCTACGGACAAAGAAAGAAACGCGTTGATTGATGAACTTAGCAAGTCGATGGCAAAGGAAGAGCTGGCCGGGCTTGTCAACCGGTCAATGTCTTTCAAGATGGGCAAGGCCTCATCCGCCGATTATTACAATTTTTTGAAGAGCCTCGCGTCCAAAAAAGAGATAGATATTCAGAAGCGTTATCCGAACCTTTATAACTACATAATTTATAACTCAATATATTCGAAGATAGACAACGAGAAGCTCTTCCACGATATAAAAGAGATAGAGAAGGCGGTGAAGGAGAAACTGTTCGCCAACGACGACCAGCGCGTACTCGACAAGCTCTCGCGGAACGTCGATGTTCTCATAGGGCTTGTGAATATAAAACTGCTGAACGGCGATTACGAATATTACAAGGCCCACAAGGATGAATTCACTTACGAGGTGTTCGCCGATTTCATGAAGAAGAAAGCCGAACAATACGGCCTGTTATACGACATCGAGGCTCCGGGCGAAGGAGTAGCGAAGTCTATCCCGCGCCTCGAGGAGTTCTACGAGATAGCGATAAAGCGCGATAAGGCGCTCGTTGATAATACATTGAATGAGATGGCGAACCAGAAACAGCGGATCGCGGTCCTGGTGACCGGAGGCTTCCATTCCGAAGGTATGTCCAGGATACTGGAGAAACAGGGCGTATCGTATGTAGTAGTGTGCCCCGCGATAACCAAGGATGTGCCGACGCCGTACCTGAAGATATTGACGAACCAGCGCACATCGTTCGAAGATATACTCGTCGATACTATGGCGGTAAAGGAAGGCATGCTGCAGGCTCCGATCATGAGCGAGTGGGTGACGGTTTATGACACCGAGCAAGCCAAGGCCGGTCTGGAGGGGTCTATCCCGGGGAATGAACTGACCGAGCTTTTAGCCGCCATTATGGAAAGGGCTCAGAATCTCAGGACCGGGTGGGATATGGCGCGCATAAGCCTGAAGCTGGAAAAATATTTACGCGGCATAAAACCTTCGGAATACAGCCGCTCTGCCGCCACTATGAAGGAAGCTTACAGAGAGGCCGTGAAAGAATTGAAGCGAGACGACGCGCTTGAGACAAAGAGGTTGTCGTCGGGCGACGAGAACGCGGTTCTGGATGATGGGGAGATAGCCGCTATATCGGCGTATGTCGATGAAATTACAGTCACTCCGGAATTTAATAAGGCGTTTGAAGACGTCCACGCCCGCCTGGCCGGCAGGGCGGATGCGGGCGTCATACAGGCGGCGGACATGAGCGAGCATACGCCTCTGCAGATACAGGCGTGTTCGGACGCCGGCGAGAAAGTCCGCGCCATGGCCGAAACCAGGGCGAGAGAGACAGGCGGATTCGAGACCGAGTGCCACATAATCTTTATGGAGAGTTCCATACCTGCGGCCCAGCGTTCCTCTACCAATAATTTGCGCATGACGTGCAGGCGTTACTATGAAAGGGCCGGATACACGGTTCACATAGTTTCCGGCCTGAACGAAGCTATAGATCTGCTCAGGGCTAACGGCGCGTGGACGGCCGGGAATACGATCATGGGCCTGGTCGACGACGGTGAACTTAAGAAACTGGAGGCGGCGCTCAAGGCGGAAGGCCTGGATAAGAGGTCGAAATTATTAGCGATGGCCCGTCCGGAATTGGGCGATGATCAATATATACCCGTAAAGGGATTCTACGACCTGATGGCCGCTGTGGTGAGGATAAACAGGCCTCTTGACAGGAATGTCCCGGCCGACGCCGCGATATTGAACGGGGTGAGGGACCTGTTGACGAATATGGGCGTTGACCGCCCTGACCTGCTGGTAGACGCTTTAACCGCGAGCGATTTCTTTATCGATCCTGTAAAGGCCGCGGGCATGTTCATAATAAGGCTGCTGCCGCGCGCCAGGGCATTCGAAGGAAGAGAGCTGCGTTCGCGTTACGAGGCCGCTTTACAGGCCGTCCAATCGTTGTAATATTGACTGACGAAACCTTATTGACTTAAAATACACGATTAGACCTACGAGGAGTGATCACTTAAATTCGTCACACCTCGTAGGTCTTTTATTATTTGCGCGCCTGTGGTATAATTGTTCTGACAGGGGGGCAAATATGCCTGATAAAAAATACAGACGGACGAATTATTTCATCAAGAAGAAGTTCCAGCTGAAGTTCACGTTCTCTATCGTCGCGACTCTGCTTATAGTGATGTTCGTAAGCGGCGTCGGCCTGTATATGGGGCTGTGGGGCTCCATTATAGAGAACTTCTCCAAGTTCAAGGTTTCGGAGAACCTCGAGAATGTGGCCCGGATAACCGGATACGAAGAGGCTAGGTTCAAAAAGGGCGATTACCGGCTCGAGAAGATATTCAGGGAAGCGGAGCTCTTGAGCGATAAAGACAGGTATGTATTAAGGCGCGCCATGGCCTCCGTGAACAGGTCGCTTATCCCCAAGATACTGCTCCTGGCGCTCTTCTTATTTATCGGCGGGATATTCGCGTCCCATAAAATAGCCGGCCCTATATACAGGATAGAGCAGTCGGCCGAGGCGATACGCGAAGGCGACCTCCGGGTTAATTTCCACACCAGAAAAGACGATGAGCTTAAGGAAGCGGCCCTTGTCCTGGAGGATATGGTCGAATCCCTGCGCGGCGATATATTAAAGATCAAGGCTATAAGCATCGCGCTGGAAGACAAGATCGGTTCTGTCGCGTCCCGCCTTTCGCCGGGAGACGCCGTTCTTATGAAAGAAGAGATCAGCGAAATATACGGCATATTGTCAAAATACAAGACATGATATCCGTCAGGCTTATAATCTTCATTATATTGCTCGCGGCGTCGCAAGCGGCGTCCGTTCTTACTCCATCCTCCGAGGCCTCAACTTCCGACTCTGATTTCATCGACAAACTGGAATACGACAGCCTCGCCTATTTCGTAAGGGAGGCTAACCCGGCGAACGGCCTTATCAAGGACAGCTCGCGTCCCGGCGCGCCCGCGAGCGTCGCCGCCGTCGGCTTCGGCCTGACGGCGTTATGCGTCGGCGATTTCAGGGGATGGCTCGACACACAGCAGGCATACGACAGGATACTGAAGACGCTTCTCACTTTCCGCGACGTCGTCCCGAACGAGCGCGGGTTCTTTTACCATTTCCTGGATATGCGGACCGGGGCCAGGGTGTGGGATTCGGAGCTCTCTTCCATAGATACGGCGTTGTTTCTCGCGGGCGCGCTCTTTGCCGGCGAATATTTTAAGGGCACGGAGGTCGAAAAGATCGCCAACGAGATATATATGAGGGTCGACTGGCCGTGGATGATGAACGGGAAAAAAGTCATGTGTATGGGGTGGAAGCCGGAAGAAGGCTTCCTCGACTATTACTGGGATACCTACAGCGAGGCCATGATACTCTACGCGCTCGCGATAGGTTCCCCGTCCCATCCTATATCTAAAGAGGCCTGGCTGGAGTGGAAGAGGCCGGTCGATTCTTATAAAGAATTTAAATTAATACATTCGTACACGGGAAGCATCTTTACATACCAGTTTTCGCATGCCTGGATAGATTTCAGGTCGCTTCACGACGGGGATACGGACTATTTTACAAATTCCGTTGAAGCGGCCAGGGCAAACAGGCAATTCTGCTCGGACAATTCTTACATATACAAGACTTACGGCGACGATTGCTGGGGGCTTACCGCGAGCCTGGGCCCGGAAGGGTATAAGGGGTACGGCGCGAGGCCCGGCGCGGCCATTAACGACGGCACGATCGCCCCTTGCGGCATGGCCGCCTCCCTTCCTTTTACGCCCGTCGACGCCCTTAACGGACTTAAGAACATCAATTCGCAATATAGAAGATTCCTCTACGGGAAGTACGGGTTCAAAGACGCTTTCAATATGGACAAGGATTGGTGGAGCGAGGAATATCTGGGCATAGACGTCGGCATAACCGTCCTCATGATAGAGAATTACAAGACAGGGATGGTATGGAATAAGTTCATGGAGTTAAAGCCGATAAAGCGGTGGGCCGCCGCGTGCTTCAAACAGTAAATTCAGGGGGGTGTTATATGAAAAAAATCATTTCTATAGTTTTGGTAACGCTGTTCATCCTCAATATCGCGCAAGTCGGCTATTGCGGGCCGATGAGGAAACTGGGACGCGGCATCTCGAACCTGCTTACATTCCCTTATGAGATCCCGCACAGGATCATGGAGACCAATAAAAGAGCGGGGCCGTACGAAGCCGCGACCTACGGTTTACTCGAAGGCCTGTGCATGATGGTCGGACGGGCCGGCGCGGGTTTCTACGAGGTCGTCTCTTTCCCGATCCCGGTTCCTCCCGGTTATGAGCCTTTAATAAATGACCCAGAAATGTTCTGGAAATGAACGATATTATTTGACAGATGTCCGCGGGGTGTGGTATATGAAATACATGAAAAAAATAGCCCTATTTTTTATAATCTCGTCTATCGTGTTTATCACTCCGTCCGCTCGCGCCCAGAATATACCGCCCGGCCAGGAACCCGCCGCGCAGGCCGCCCGCTTCCAGGCCGAATCCGAACGTAAGGCGCGTGAGCTCGAAAAGAAAAAAGGTAAAGCCCCGGATGTGGAGATTGAGGAGGAGAAAGAGGCGCCTCCCGTCGAAAAGGAGATGCGCTTCGTCCTGAAAGAAGTGAAGGTTACCGGCGCCAAGAAGTTCGAAGCGTCTTTTTTCCTGCCCGCTTATCAATCTTACCTGTATAAGGAAGTGACGTTCAAGGACCTTAGTGATATCGCCGACAGGATAAAAGCCGAATATAAGAGGAAAGGGTATCTCACCACGGTCGTCTTCATCCCGGAACAGAATATCGTCGACGGCGTGGTCGAGATAAGAGTGGCCGAGGGCGAGTTCGGCAAATTGAAGATAGAGGGAAATAAATACTTCGGCTCCAACCTGATAAAAAAGTATATCCATTCAAAAAAAAATGAGATCCTCGACCTGTACGTCCTCCAGAAAGACATCTTAAGGCTCAACCAGAACCCCGACCTCCAGGTAAAGACGGTTGTCTCCGCGGGCGAGGAACCCGACACCTCCGACGTAACGATGAAGGTCGACGACAAATTCCCGTTCCACGCCGGAGCGAGTTTCGATAACCAGGGCACCCGCCTGACCGGGAAAGACCGGACGTCCGTATCCGTCCGCCACACCAACCTGACCGGACACAACGATTCCGTTTTCGCCAATATCCAGTTTACGAGGAGCTCATCCGGCGAATTCGTAAGCTATCTCCTGCCGGCCGATACGCTTGGTTCCATAATAGGCCTCAACTTTACCTATTTCGAAATGAAGCTGGGCGAGGAATTCAAGTCCTTCGACATAACCGGTAAGACCCTCATCTTCACCCCGCACGTTTCCCGCGAACTGTATCTTTCAGAGGATATCCAGGCGAATGTCGATATAGGGCTCGATATCAAATCCATCACGAAGAAGACAGGGACCCAGACGACCGCCGACGACCAGCTGCGCCTGCCATATCTTGATTTCGATTTCAGCGAGACCGATGGGTTCGGCGGGGGAGGGCAGACGTCGTTCTCGCCGAAGTTCATTTTCGGAACGAGCGGTTTCCTGGGCGCGTCGAAACGCGGCCATCCCACCACGTCGCGATCGGGAACCGGCGGCGCCTTCTTTGTCTATGAGCATTCGATAAGCCGTGTCCAGAGGATGCCGTTTGAGAGCTACATGTCGATCCGTTCGCAGTTCCAGGCCGGCTCGACCAGTCTGCCGTCGTCCGAGCAGTTCCAATTGGGCGGCGCCAATTCCGTCAGGGGCTATCCGGAAGGCGACTATGTCGCCGACTGGGGCGCCAACCTCACTTTTGACTGGGTCTTCCCGATGTATCTCATCCCGAAAGAGTATAAACTGCCGCGCTCGGAAACCCCCCTTCGTAATCAGATACAGCCGGTGGCGTTCATGGACCTCGGCGGCGGAGGCTTGAAGAAACCGCTGACCGGCGAAAGTAAAGAGAAATTCCTCATGGGCCTGGGCGGCGGCCTGAAGATAAGCCTCTACAATAAGCTCTCCGCGCGTCTCGAATGGGCCAAAGACGTCGGCGATAAACCCACCTCCGGCTCCGGAGCGTCCACATTTTATGTCACCATCCAGGGTGAAATATAGATTAGGGCAGCGCACCCTTGCCAAACTGCCTTTTGATGGTATACTTACTGTGTGAAATATATCTTGAGTTTTCTAAAGTAGCAGCTTATAATACTCACTATGCGATATATAAACCGGGCGATAGAAAAAGAGATTAAAACGGCCTCGCGCGCTTTCCCGGCCGTTTTAGTTACCGGCCCACGCAGAGCGGGGAAGACAACCCTTCTTAAAAAATTATTCCCGCAGGCGTCCTATTATCTTTTGGAGGACACGGATATTATATCGCGCATAAAAGCGGATCCACGCTCTTTTCTGGAAGAGGTCAAGCCTCCCGTTATTCTGGATGAGATTCAGAACGTGCCGGAACTTTTTAACTATATTCGGACACGTATCGATGAAAAGCCTCATCGTGCCGGGCAATGGTATTTTACGGGTTCGCAGGATGCCCCGCTTATGAAAGGGGTTTCAGAGTCTATGGCGGGTAGAGTGGCTGTATTTCATCTACTGCCTCTTTCCCTGGAAGAGGATAGAGACGTCTCTATGATATCCGGCGGGTTTCCTGAAGTATTGGCGAAACCAAGGACGGCTTCTGTTTGGTTCCGTTCGTATATCCAGACATATCTCGAACGCGACGTGCGTTCCATAAGCGATATTAAAGACATTGCTGCATTCCGGAAATTCCTCTCCATTCTCGCAAGCCGTTCGGGGACTATCCTTAACAAAACCGATCTTGCGGCCCCTCTGGGCATATCGGTGCCTACGCTGGCGGAATGGCTTAGCATACTTGAGATTACCGGTCAGATCATTATCGTCCCGCCATTTTACGAAAATTTTGGAAAACGCCTTATCAAATCCCCGAAGATTTATTTTGTTGATTCGGGATTAGCGGTATATCTTTTAGGGATTGAGACGGAGGCAGCGCTTCGTAAATCGACCTTTTTGGGCCAGATATTTGAGGGGTTCATTGCCTCGGAGATAGTTAAGCGCCAGATAAATAGGGGCAAGCGCCAGCAGCTTTATTATTTTCGCGATCAGCAGGGCTTGGAAGTTGATTTCATAGTACCCGCCGGCGACAATAGACTCCTCGTCATGGAAGCCAAGGCCGTACGTTCCGTAACGCCGGCTATGTCCGGTTCGCTTAATAGACTCGCCCGCGCGGTATCCCGCTACAAAGTAGAAAAATACGTAGTTTACCTCGATCCGCCAAAAGGCTCGAAAAAAGGTTTTTATACTCTTTCTGCCGGAGTTAAGGCCGTTCCTGTAGGAGAGATTGGATCGCCGGTTCTACGCATGTAATAAAATCTCACCCCATCCCTTGCCAAATCCGGCTTTCAACCGTCATTACGAGGAGGTTGGGGTATGACTTCCGGCGGACGAAGCAATCCCAATTCCATGTCATTCCCGAATGCCTTTATCGCCGAATCCAAAAATAGCGCTGCCCCCATTTTTTCGCTTACGATAGGAAGCGCGAGGCGGATATACGGTAGGCGTTCTTCGATTGAAGAGAACATATGCCTTCTTGCCGTGTAATTTGGACGAGAGGAATGTCTTTAAGGATTTTCTGGATTTCGAAATGATGTTTTTCGATAGGAGAATCCGAATGCTTTGTCTCGGCCAATAGCCATGGCGCGTCATCCTTTGTTATCAGGAAATCGGTTTCCCTTTTTTCTTTATCCCGCAAGTACCATAGATAATAATCATCTCCTGTGGCGTCCGACCAAAAGGAAATGAGCGTTTTTAATTCGACGGCTATAAAATTCTCAAACCGTTTTCCCTCGTCTTTTACGCGTGTCCAGTCATAAAGATAGCACTTGGACGCC
Coding sequences within it:
- a CDS encoding HAMP domain-containing protein, which gives rise to MPDKKYRRTNYFIKKKFQLKFTFSIVATLLIVMFVSGVGLYMGLWGSIIENFSKFKVSENLENVARITGYEEARFKKGDYRLEKIFREAELLSDKDRYVLRRAMASVNRSLIPKILLLALFLFIGGIFASHKIAGPIYRIEQSAEAIREGDLRVNFHTRKDDELKEAALVLEDMVESLRGDILKIKAISIALEDKIGSVASRLSPGDAVLMKEEISEIYGILSKYKT
- a CDS encoding glucoamylase family protein — protein: MISVRLIIFIILLAASQAASVLTPSSEASTSDSDFIDKLEYDSLAYFVREANPANGLIKDSSRPGAPASVAAVGFGLTALCVGDFRGWLDTQQAYDRILKTLLTFRDVVPNERGFFYHFLDMRTGARVWDSELSSIDTALFLAGALFAGEYFKGTEVEKIANEIYMRVDWPWMMNGKKVMCMGWKPEEGFLDYYWDTYSEAMILYALAIGSPSHPISKEAWLEWKRPVDSYKEFKLIHSYTGSIFTYQFSHAWIDFRSLHDGDTDYFTNSVEAARANRQFCSDNSYIYKTYGDDCWGLTASLGPEGYKGYGARPGAAINDGTIAPCGMAASLPFTPVDALNGLKNINSQYRRFLYGKYGFKDAFNMDKDWWSEEYLGIDVGITVLMIENYKTGMVWNKFMELKPIKRWAAACFKQ
- a CDS encoding ShlB/FhaC/HecB family hemolysin secretion/activation protein, whose amino-acid sequence is MKKIALFFIISSIVFITPSARAQNIPPGQEPAAQAARFQAESERKARELEKKKGKAPDVEIEEEKEAPPVEKEMRFVLKEVKVTGAKKFEASFFLPAYQSYLYKEVTFKDLSDIADRIKAEYKRKGYLTTVVFIPEQNIVDGVVEIRVAEGEFGKLKIEGNKYFGSNLIKKYIHSKKNEILDLYVLQKDILRLNQNPDLQVKTVVSAGEEPDTSDVTMKVDDKFPFHAGASFDNQGTRLTGKDRTSVSVRHTNLTGHNDSVFANIQFTRSSSGEFVSYLLPADTLGSIIGLNFTYFEMKLGEEFKSFDITGKTLIFTPHVSRELYLSEDIQANVDIGLDIKSITKKTGTQTTADDQLRLPYLDFDFSETDGFGGGGQTSFSPKFIFGTSGFLGASKRGHPTTSRSGTGGAFFVYEHSISRVQRMPFESYMSIRSQFQAGSTSLPSSEQFQLGGANSVRGYPEGDYVADWGANLTFDWVFPMYLIPKEYKLPRSETPLRNQIQPVAFMDLGGGGLKKPLTGESKEKFLMGLGGGLKISLYNKLSARLEWAKDVGDKPTSGSGASTFYVTIQGEI
- a CDS encoding ATP-binding protein, with translation MRYINRAIEKEIKTASRAFPAVLVTGPRRAGKTTLLKKLFPQASYYLLEDTDIISRIKADPRSFLEEVKPPVILDEIQNVPELFNYIRTRIDEKPHRAGQWYFTGSQDAPLMKGVSESMAGRVAVFHLLPLSLEEDRDVSMISGGFPEVLAKPRTASVWFRSYIQTYLERDVRSISDIKDIAAFRKFLSILASRSGTILNKTDLAAPLGISVPTLAEWLSILEITGQIIIVPPFYENFGKRLIKSPKIYFVDSGLAVYLLGIETEAALRKSTFLGQIFEGFIASEIVKRQINRGKRQQLYYFRDQQGLEVDFIVPAGDNRLLVMEAKAVRSVTPAMSGSLNRLARAVSRYKVEKYVVYLDPPKGSKKGFYTLSAGVKAVPVGEIGSPVLRM
- a CDS encoding exosortase system-associated protein, TIGR04073 family; amino-acid sequence: MKKIISIVLVTLFILNIAQVGYCGPMRKLGRGISNLLTFPYEIPHRIMETNKRAGPYEAATYGLLEGLCMMVGRAGAGFYEVVSFPIPVPPGYEPLINDPEMFWK